One Ethanoligenens harbinense YUAN-3 genomic window carries:
- a CDS encoding Maff2 family mobile element protein, with protein MSFFTSAVSTLQTLVVALGAGLAVWGVINLLEGYGSDNPGAKSQGIKQLMAGGGVILLGTTLVPMLSGLFK; from the coding sequence ATGTCTTTTTTCACAAGTGCGGTCAGCACGTTGCAGACCCTTGTTGTTGCGCTGGGCGCGGGCCTTGCCGTGTGGGGTGTGATTAACCTTCTGGAAGGGTATGGGTCGGATAATCCGGGCGCGAAATCGCAAGGGATCAAACAGCTCATGGCGGGCGGCGGCGTCATTCTTCTTGGCACAACGCTTGTTCCGATGCTGTCCGGCCTGTTCAAGTAA
- a CDS encoding VirD4-like conjugal transfer protein, CD1115 family — MSDKIRRFVLPNVPYLFIFWCCLKLCTAYRLAAGDGFGEKLIGMIKTIGPAFQTIAPGLVASDWLIGLVGAVILRLVVWYKIKNAKKFRKDVEYGSARWGTPKDIKPFIDPVFKNNVILTGTEFLTMNTRPKNPANARNLNCCIIGSSGSGKTRFWLTPQLLQAHSSYVVVDPKGGILGQVGAFLKRQGYKIKVFNSIDFARSMHYNPLSYIKTESDILKFVNALITNTKGDGKEGDEFWTKAETLLYCALVAYIVFEGPEEERNMNTLVDMINSMEVKEDDDNFKNAVDYMFMGLEKRNPNHFAVRQYKKYKLASGKTAKSILISCGARLAPFDIPQLREIMSYDELELDRMGDRKTATFFIISDTDTTYNFIVALAFSQMFNLLCERADNKYGGRLPHHVRVLWDEAANTGQVPQLEKLVAVIRSREISLCLFLQAEAQLKALYKDNAETILGNMDSVIFLGGREHTTVKELSEALGKETISMYTESVTRGMQESHGQNLQRLGKELMTIDELTTMDGSKCILQLRGLRPFLSPKYDLKKHPNYKYTAEADKRNSFDISSLIDRRMKVKPDEIYTVYEVDAPGEDAAAGEDEDILNYDDVDDPDAFA, encoded by the coding sequence ATGAGCGATAAAATCCGCAGATTTGTTCTGCCGAACGTCCCTTATCTGTTCATCTTCTGGTGCTGTCTGAAGCTCTGTACGGCGTACCGCCTCGCGGCGGGGGACGGTTTCGGGGAAAAGCTGATCGGCATGATAAAAACAATTGGCCCGGCGTTTCAGACGATAGCGCCGGGCCTTGTCGCGTCCGATTGGCTGATCGGCCTCGTGGGGGCCGTTATCCTCCGGCTTGTGGTCTGGTACAAAATAAAAAACGCCAAAAAGTTCAGAAAGGATGTGGAATACGGCAGCGCCCGATGGGGAACGCCGAAGGACATCAAGCCCTTCATCGACCCGGTTTTCAAAAACAACGTCATTCTCACCGGCACTGAATTTCTCACGATGAACACGCGGCCCAAGAATCCGGCCAACGCTCGGAACCTGAATTGCTGTATTATCGGTTCAAGCGGTTCCGGCAAAACCCGGTTTTGGCTGACCCCGCAGCTTTTGCAGGCACATAGCAGTTATGTTGTGGTTGACCCGAAGGGCGGCATACTCGGACAGGTCGGCGCTTTTTTGAAACGGCAGGGCTATAAAATCAAGGTGTTCAATTCCATCGACTTTGCCCGTTCGATGCACTACAATCCGTTGTCGTATATCAAGACGGAATCGGATATTTTGAAATTCGTGAATGCCCTGATTACCAACACAAAGGGCGACGGGAAGGAGGGTGACGAGTTCTGGACGAAAGCAGAAACCCTTTTGTACTGCGCACTTGTGGCGTATATCGTCTTTGAGGGGCCGGAGGAAGAACGCAACATGAATACCCTCGTGGACATGATCAACAGCATGGAAGTAAAAGAAGATGATGATAACTTCAAGAATGCCGTGGATTACATGTTCATGGGGCTGGAAAAACGGAACCCCAATCACTTTGCCGTGCGGCAGTATAAGAAGTATAAGCTCGCCAGCGGCAAGACAGCGAAAAGTATTCTCATTTCCTGCGGCGCGAGGTTGGCCCCCTTTGACATCCCGCAGCTTCGGGAGATCATGAGCTACGACGAGTTGGAGCTTGACCGCATGGGCGACCGGAAAACGGCAACGTTCTTCATCATCAGCGACACTGACACGACGTACAATTTCATCGTGGCATTGGCTTTTTCACAGATGTTCAACCTGCTCTGTGAACGGGCCGACAACAAGTACGGCGGGCGCTTGCCCCATCATGTGCGGGTGTTGTGGGACGAGGCGGCGAACACGGGACAGGTGCCGCAACTTGAAAAACTGGTGGCCGTTATTCGATCCCGTGAAATTTCGCTGTGCCTGTTTTTACAGGCCGAGGCTCAGTTGAAAGCCCTTTACAAAGACAATGCCGAGACAATTTTAGGCAACATGGATTCGGTTATTTTCTTAGGGGGCCGGGAGCATACCACCGTCAAGGAGCTTTCGGAGGCTTTGGGAAAAGAGACGATTTCCATGTATACCGAGAGCGTCACGCGGGGGATGCAGGAAAGTCACGGCCAAAATCTGCAACGGCTCGGTAAAGAGCTTATGACGATAGACGAGCTGACCACAATGGACGGGAGCAAGTGCATTTTGCAGCTTCGGGGCCTCCGTCCGTTCCTGTCCCCCAAGTACGACCTGAAAAAGCACCCGAACTACAAGTATACCGCCGAGGCCGACAAACGCAACAGCTTCGACATTTCTTCCCTGATTGACCGGCGTATGAAAGTGAAGCCGGATGAAATATATACCGTCTACGAGGTAGACGCGCCCGGAGAGGACGCCGCCGCAGGAGAGGACGAGGACATCCTCAATTACGACGATGTTGACGACCCGGATGCGTTTGCATAA
- a CDS encoding PcfB family protein has translation MQEDIERRTVAVSINAAKLTGRTLAKALAAVLRKIQKEHRKVQTPQGRQSVKKLMNHRVSTNSLDLSGDTKLFDRVARKYNVDYAFHKTGPNKYLLFFKAGQADAITVAFSEYTKLVMGRGKSKQPSILARLRKFADVARSRPRVHERKREATRNER, from the coding sequence ATGCAGGAAGATATAGAGCGCCGGACGGTTGCCGTTTCGATCAACGCCGCGAAGCTCACGGGCCGGACGCTCGCAAAGGCGTTGGCGGCGGTTTTGCGGAAGATCCAAAAGGAGCACCGCAAGGTGCAGACTCCGCAGGGCAGGCAGAGCGTGAAAAAGCTCATGAATCACCGCGTTTCCACCAACAGCCTCGACCTTTCCGGCGATACCAAGCTCTTTGACCGCGTGGCCCGGAAGTATAACGTCGATTACGCTTTCCATAAGACCGGGCCGAACAAATATCTGCTGTTTTTCAAGGCCGGGCAGGCCGACGCAATCACGGTGGCGTTCTCGGAGTATACCAAGCTGGTGATGGGCCGAGGTAAGAGCAAACAGCCCTCCATCCTCGCGCGGCTTAGAAAATTCGCGGATGTGGCGCGGTCGAGGCCGCGCGTCCACGAGCGAAAACGGGAGGCGACGCGGAATGAGCGATAA